In Carya illinoinensis cultivar Pawnee chromosome 9, C.illinoinensisPawnee_v1, whole genome shotgun sequence, the following are encoded in one genomic region:
- the LOC122277419 gene encoding ankyrin repeat domain-containing protein 30A-like — protein sequence MQTAEPLQNSQQLMVQSSGSLSFNSNLSKEDEEMSRSALSTFRAKEEEIERKKMEVREKVQAQLGRVEEETKRLATIREELEALADPMRKEVASVRKKIDAVNKELKPLGHTCQKKEREYKEALEAFNEKNKEKVQLITRLMELVSESERLRMKKLEELMTHAELDSPPQCERGPAI from the exons ATGCAGACAGCGGAGCCTCTTCAAAACTCGCAACAGTTAATGGTGCAGAGTTCGGGAAGCCTCAGTTTCAACAGCAATTTATCCAAAGAAGACGAGGAGATGTCAAGGTCTGCTCTCTCTACGTTCCGTGCTAAGGAAGAGGAGATTGAAAGGAAGAAGATGGAGGTCAGAGAGAAGGTTCAAGCGCAGTTGGGCCGTGTTGAAGAAGAAACTAAGCGTTTGGCCACGATTCGTGAG GAGCTTGAAGCGCTAGCCGATCCCATGAGGAAAGAAGTCGCATCAGTCCGCAAGAAGATTGATGCAGTGAACAAAGAATTAAAGCCATTGGGGCATACTTGCCAGAAGAAG GAGAGAGAATACAAAGAAGCTCTTGAGGCTTTCAATGAGAAGAACAAGGAAAAAGTACAACTTATAACCAGGTTAATGGAG CTGGTGAGTGAAAGTGAGAGGTTGAGGATGAAGAAGCTGGAGGAGCTGA